The following nucleotide sequence is from Halapricum desulfuricans.
ACCAGCAGGCTGATCGTCACCTCGTCGAGGCCGTCGCCGTTGCCCCGTGCCGTCTCCAGCGATTCCAGCACGTCGTCGAAGTCGGCCGCGACGTTGTCTCCGATGTCCCGCTCGAGCGTCTCCCGGACGCGCGAAATCGGCGGTGTTCGGAGCTTGAACCGCTTGGCGATTTCCCACTGATCGGTGTAGTGCTCGTAGGCGTCCGTCACGAAGTCGTCGTCGGTCGTCGTCAGGCCCGCGACCAGCTCGCCCGCAGTGGCGAGCGAGACGACGGCGTCCGTCGAGATCAGCAGCGAATTGACCGGCGGGTTCTCGAGCACGCGCAAGGTGAGCGTGTCCGATTCGATCAGGTCGGCCGCGGCACTCGCGACCAGGAAGTCGTCCATGACGTCCTTGAGCGTCCGCTCTTCTGCGAGTACGTTTACGACCGGCACGTCGTCGAGCCCGCCCATCGACGAGACGAGCGCACGGACCGTCTCGTGTGACGGATTGACCACGACCAGTTCGTCTGCGTCAGAGAGCGTTGTTTCGAGTATGCTTTCGACGTCCGATTCGAGGAGGTTTTGACTGACCATATTGTATTACTATATACTACCTGTTTGCATTTAATTGTGTCGCTGCCATTGTTTTTATTTCAATAGAATGTAACGTCAAGCCGACCTCGATTTATGTGGGTGTAGATATGCCACCCTCTTGAAACCAGCGAAAATCACCAAATACGGCCATCTGAGAAGGGTTATGTCAGATTTCATTGAATCGAAAATTGCCGCCCCTAGAACGCTCATCTATTTTATGAATATGGGATAAATTATCCCGTCGGAGGGGATCCGTGAGCGTGCCGCACTCACAG
It contains:
- the tbsP gene encoding transcriptional regulator TbsP, which codes for MVSQNLLESDVESILETTLSDADELVVVNPSHETVRALVSSMGGLDDVPVVNVLAEERTLKDVMDDFLVASAAADLIESDTLTLRVLENPPVNSLLISTDAVVSLATAGELVAGLTTTDDDFVTDAYEHYTDQWEIAKRFKLRTPPISRVRETLERDIGDNVAADFDDVLESLETARGNGDGLDEVTISLLVAAKNGELLYDISKWGEDIGLASKATFSRTKTQLEDQGLIDTEKVPIDVGRPRLRLKFGKDELLDASAAELAGVAHSLIHGK